A DNA window from Acinetobacter sp. 10FS3-1 contains the following coding sequences:
- a CDS encoding PaaI family thioesterase, whose product MNPKEMTGLQLLQAMAAGHIPPASISQTIPMKPTVIESGQVTFEVQADQRHLNPLGGVHGGFAATVLDTVTGCAVHSALEAGIGYGTIDLNIKMCRPVPQNQPLTAIGKLINMSKNLAISEGEIVDEDGKLYAHATATCMILR is encoded by the coding sequence ATGAACCCTAAAGAAATGACCGGACTACAACTTCTGCAAGCCATGGCCGCCGGCCATATTCCTCCTGCCAGTATCAGCCAGACGATCCCCATGAAACCGACCGTAATTGAAAGTGGACAGGTCACCTTTGAAGTACAGGCTGATCAACGTCATTTAAACCCTTTAGGTGGTGTACACGGCGGCTTTGCTGCAACCGTACTCGATACCGTAACAGGTTGTGCTGTTCACAGCGCTTTAGAAGCAGGCATTGGATATGGCACTATTGATCTGAATATTAAAATGTGTCGCCCTGTTCCACAAAACCAACCGCTGACTGCTATTGGCAAGCTGATTAATATGAGTAAAAATCTTGCGATTTCAGAAGGAGAAATTGTGGATGAAGATGGCAAACTTTATGCACACGCAACAGCCACATGTATGATTCTCCGTTAA
- a CDS encoding pyridoxal phosphate-dependent aminotransferase, which produces MDVRLSDRVNAIKPSPTLAVTNKAAELKAAGHNVIGLGAGEPDFDTPQHIKDAAIAAINNGFTKYTAVDGTPGLKKAIIAKLKRDNNLDYAANQILVSCGGKQSFFNLALALLNKGDEVIIPAPFWVSYPDMVIIAEGVPVIVKCGEEQRFKITPAQLEAAITEKTRLVVLNSPSNPTGMIYTKAELEALAEVLRKHPDVFIASDDMYEPIRWTDEFYNIATVAPDLYERTIVLNGVSKAYAMTGWRIGYAAGPAKLIGAMKKIQSQSTSNPTSISQVAAEAALNGPQDVLEPMVEAFKRRHDLVVNGLNDIKGISCLPADGAFYAYANIKPLIRAKGLKSCTEFSAWLLEETGVAVVPGDAFGLGGFMRISYATADEVLVDALARIKKAADSIEGVDEAIASIEAEKAAK; this is translated from the coding sequence GTGGACGTACGTCTCTCTGATCGTGTAAATGCCATCAAACCGTCCCCAACCCTTGCTGTGACGAATAAGGCTGCTGAATTAAAAGCTGCCGGTCATAATGTCATTGGTCTGGGCGCAGGTGAGCCAGATTTTGATACACCGCAACACATCAAAGATGCAGCAATTGCAGCGATTAACAACGGTTTCACCAAATACACCGCTGTTGACGGCACGCCAGGTCTTAAAAAAGCAATCATTGCTAAATTAAAACGTGACAATAACCTTGACTATGCAGCGAACCAGATTCTGGTATCTTGTGGCGGTAAACAATCTTTCTTTAACCTGGCGCTTGCCCTGTTAAATAAAGGCGATGAAGTGATTATCCCTGCGCCATTCTGGGTTAGCTATCCAGATATGGTCATCATCGCTGAAGGTGTACCAGTAATTGTGAAATGTGGTGAAGAACAACGTTTCAAAATTACCCCTGCACAATTAGAAGCGGCCATCACTGAAAAAACCCGTCTGGTGGTATTAAACAGTCCATCTAACCCGACAGGCATGATTTATACCAAAGCTGAGCTTGAAGCTTTGGCTGAGGTATTACGCAAACATCCAGACGTCTTTATTGCCTCGGATGACATGTACGAGCCAATCCGCTGGACTGACGAGTTCTATAACATCGCAACAGTTGCACCAGATCTTTATGAGCGCACCATCGTATTAAACGGTGTGTCTAAAGCCTATGCAATGACTGGCTGGCGTATCGGCTATGCCGCGGGTCCTGCAAAACTAATTGGCGCGATGAAAAAAATCCAGTCTCAATCAACTTCTAACCCGACTTCGATTTCACAAGTTGCGGCAGAAGCGGCATTGAACGGTCCTCAAGATGTACTTGAGCCAATGGTTGAAGCTTTCAAACGTCGTCATGACCTCGTGGTCAATGGCTTGAATGACATCAAGGGTATTTCTTGCTTACCTGCTGATGGTGCTTTCTATGCTTATGCCAACATCAAACCGTTGATTCGTGCCAAAGGCTTGAAATCTTGCACAGAGTTCTCTGCCTGGTTACTGGAAGAAACGGGTGTTGCAGTTGTTCCTGGCGATGCATTCGGCCTGGGTGGCTTCATGCGTATCTCTTATGCAACTGCTGATGAAGTACTGGTCGATGCGCTTGCACGTATTAAGAAAGCGGCTGACTCTATTGAAGGCGTTGATGAAGCGATTGCTTCAATTGAAGCTGAAAAAGCTGCAAAATAA
- the map gene encoding type I methionyl aminopeptidase — MNTTYQAPPRLIKSAEDIEKMRVAGRLAAEVLDMIKPHIKPGVTTLELDTICHDYIVNVQDAIPACLGYGAAPGRPAFQHTICTSVNHVVCHGIPSENKTLKKGDILNIDVTVIKDGFHGDTNMMYIVGGETSILANRLCKVAQEAMYRGIAVVKPGATIGDIGHVIQQYVESERFSVVREYCGHGIGTTFHDEPQVLHYGQPNTGMILEEGMTFTIEPMVNAGVWQTKLLGDKWTVVTKDHKLSAQYEHTLLVTKDGVEVLTARPEEDLSRFTA, encoded by the coding sequence ATGAACACGACTTATCAAGCTCCCCCTCGTTTAATCAAATCCGCAGAAGATATCGAGAAGATGCGCGTGGCTGGACGACTGGCAGCAGAAGTTTTGGATATGATCAAACCGCATATCAAACCCGGCGTCACTACCCTGGAACTGGATACGATTTGTCATGACTATATTGTCAATGTGCAAGACGCAATTCCGGCCTGTCTGGGCTATGGTGCGGCTCCTGGTCGTCCTGCTTTTCAGCACACCATCTGTACTTCGGTGAACCATGTGGTTTGTCATGGGATTCCTTCGGAAAACAAAACCTTGAAAAAAGGTGACATCCTGAATATTGATGTAACTGTCATCAAGGATGGTTTCCATGGTGATACCAACATGATGTATATCGTCGGTGGCGAAACCTCAATTTTGGCCAACCGTCTCTGCAAAGTGGCACAGGAAGCCATGTACCGGGGTATCGCTGTAGTTAAGCCGGGTGCAACCATCGGTGATATTGGCCATGTGATTCAACAATATGTTGAATCTGAACGCTTTAGTGTAGTGCGTGAATATTGTGGTCATGGCATCGGCACGACTTTCCACGATGAACCGCAGGTACTGCATTATGGTCAACCGAATACCGGCATGATTCTTGAAGAAGGTATGACTTTTACGATTGAACCGATGGTAAATGCCGGCGTTTGGCAAACCAAACTACTGGGGGATAAGTGGACCGTAGTCACCAAAGACCATAAATTATCAGCACAATATGAACACACTCTTTTAGTAACAAAAGATGGTGTTGAAGTCCTCACCGCTCGTCCCGAAGAAGATTTGTCACGTTTTACCGCATAA
- the rpsB gene encoding 30S ribosomal protein S2: protein MADYNVSMRDLLQAGAHFGHQTRFWNPKMREYIFGARNKIHIINLEHTVPALNDALNFANNLASKKNKVLFVGTKRAASAIIREQAQRAGQPYVDHRWLGGMLTNWKTLRQSINRLKDLQTQSQDGTFAKLTKREALERSREMEKLERALGGVKNMGGLPDALFVIDVDHEAIAIKEAKNLGIPVIGIVDTNSNPDNVDYVIPGNDDAIRAVTLYASAMADAIIAGKEYAQSQANAQAKAEEAPASEA, encoded by the coding sequence ATGGCAGATTACAACGTAAGCATGCGCGACCTTCTTCAAGCAGGCGCACACTTTGGTCACCAAACACGTTTTTGGAACCCAAAAATGCGCGAATACATCTTCGGCGCGCGCAACAAAATTCACATCATTAACCTTGAGCACACTGTTCCTGCGTTAAATGATGCTTTGAACTTTGCTAACAACTTGGCTAGCAAAAAGAACAAAGTTTTGTTCGTTGGTACTAAACGTGCAGCTTCTGCAATCATCCGTGAACAAGCGCAACGTGCTGGTCAGCCATATGTAGACCACCGTTGGTTAGGTGGTATGTTGACGAACTGGAAAACACTTCGCCAATCTATCAACCGTTTAAAAGACCTTCAAACTCAATCTCAAGACGGTACTTTCGCTAAGCTGACTAAACGTGAAGCTTTAGAGCGTAGCCGTGAGATGGAAAAACTTGAGCGTGCTTTAGGCGGCGTGAAAAACATGGGTGGTTTACCTGACGCATTATTCGTAATTGACGTTGACCATGAAGCGATTGCAATTAAAGAAGCCAAAAACCTTGGTATTCCTGTAATTGGTATCGTTGATACAAACTCTAACCCAGACAACGTAGACTACGTTATTCCGGGTAACGACGATGCGATCCGTGCAGTAACTCTTTATGCTTCTGCTATGGCTGATGCGATTATTGCTGGTAAAGAATACGCTCAATCACAAGCAAATGCACAAGCTAAAGCAGAAGAAGCTCCAGCTTCTGAGGCTTAA
- the tsf gene encoding translation elongation factor Ts codes for MTAVTASMVKELRDRTGLAMMECKKALTEAGGDIELAIDNLRKSGQAKAAKKAGNIAADGAITIVQEGNKAILLEVNCQTDFVAKDANFADFSNKVAAAALAANETDAAKIAELKLEDGATVEEARIALVQKIGENIQVRRASILEGEKLAVYKHGLRIGVVVSYTGDADTGKGLAMHIAAFNPVAVNAEQVPADLIAKEKEIAEAKALESGKPANIVEKMVVGSVEKYLNEVVLERQMYVIDNDKKVADVLKATGTTVAQFVRFEVGEGIEKKAELSFAEEVAAAQAAAQ; via the coding sequence ATGACTGCAGTTACAGCAAGCATGGTTAAAGAGTTGCGTGATCGTACAGGTCTTGCAATGATGGAATGTAAAAAAGCATTGACAGAAGCGGGCGGTGATATCGAACTGGCGATTGACAACCTTCGTAAATCTGGTCAGGCAAAAGCTGCTAAAAAAGCAGGTAACATTGCTGCTGACGGCGCGATTACCATTGTTCAGGAAGGTAACAAAGCAATCCTTCTAGAAGTAAACTGCCAAACTGACTTCGTTGCTAAAGACGCAAACTTTGCTGATTTCTCTAACAAAGTTGCAGCAGCTGCACTTGCTGCCAATGAAACTGACGCTGCTAAAATTGCTGAACTTAAACTTGAAGATGGTGCGACTGTCGAAGAAGCACGTATCGCTCTTGTTCAAAAAATCGGTGAAAACATCCAGGTACGTCGTGCTTCAATCCTTGAAGGCGAAAAACTGGCTGTTTATAAACACGGTCTGCGTATCGGTGTTGTTGTATCTTACACAGGTGATGCGGATACTGGTAAAGGCTTGGCAATGCACATTGCTGCATTCAATCCGGTTGCCGTAAATGCTGAACAGGTTCCAGCTGATCTGATCGCGAAAGAGAAAGAAATTGCTGAAGCGAAAGCACTTGAATCTGGCAAACCAGCAAACATCGTTGAAAAGATGGTGGTAGGTTCTGTTGAGAAATACCTGAACGAAGTTGTGCTTGAGCGTCAAATGTACGTAATTGACAACGACAAAAAAGTTGCTGACGTTCTTAAAGCAACAGGTACTACTGTAGCTCAATTCGTTCGTTTCGAAGTGGGTGAGGGTATCGAGAAGAAAGCTGAGCTTTCTTTCGCTGAAGAAGTTGCTGCTGCTCAGGCTGCTGCACAATAA
- a CDS encoding DUF962 domain-containing protein, with protein sequence MKTVSEWFAEYSESHQNKTNKLIHWVCVPTIYFSIIGILAHFSALLTAVLLALAFIFYARLDIVLAVAMAALTLVMAWLIWILPMGSGFFIALFVFAWIGQFYGHKIEGKKPSFFKDLQFLLIGPIWCMDAYLGKFLPSWRSRQSEALQPI encoded by the coding sequence ATGAAAACAGTATCGGAATGGTTTGCTGAATATAGCGAAAGCCACCAGAATAAAACCAATAAACTGATTCACTGGGTGTGTGTCCCGACTATTTATTTTTCGATTATCGGTATTCTGGCGCATTTTAGCGCTTTACTAACGGCTGTGCTCTTGGCTTTAGCGTTTATCTTCTATGCTCGCCTTGATATTGTACTGGCTGTCGCGATGGCAGCACTGACGCTGGTCATGGCTTGGCTGATCTGGATTTTACCGATGGGCAGCGGATTCTTTATTGCCCTCTTCGTTTTTGCCTGGATTGGTCAGTTTTATGGTCATAAAATTGAAGGTAAAAAGCCTTCTTTCTTTAAAGACCTGCAATTCCTCCTCATTGGCCCAATCTGGTGCATGGATGCATATTTAGGTAAATTCCTACCATCCTGGAGATCCCGTCAATCTGAGGCCTTACAGCCCATTTGA
- a CDS encoding septal ring lytic transglycosylase RlpA family protein — protein sequence MHSSFLKYFMAIAATVTLAQSQADMVPSSSFNHENDNSRLAARVLNKEAQSFNSNFTNLNSLSITERSGDKVRRETIAAKIEIPAEEPSVIEKLNTVASKTVRKFSQTGTASWYGRQFHGRKTASGETFDMNALTAAHRSLPLNCYIRVTNKNNGKSVVVKVNDRGPFHGNRVLDLSYGAAKQLGITSAGTANVNIERVAGPNS from the coding sequence ATGCATTCTTCTTTTTTGAAGTATTTTATGGCTATTGCCGCGACGGTCACACTGGCCCAGTCACAGGCAGATATGGTTCCGTCATCTTCATTCAATCATGAAAATGACAATTCTCGTCTAGCTGCACGAGTGTTAAATAAAGAAGCTCAAAGCTTCAATTCAAATTTCACCAATTTGAACAGCCTTTCAATCACTGAACGTTCAGGCGATAAAGTTCGTCGTGAAACCATTGCAGCAAAAATTGAAATACCTGCAGAAGAGCCTTCAGTGATTGAAAAGCTGAATACTGTTGCTTCCAAGACAGTACGCAAGTTTAGCCAAACAGGTACTGCATCCTGGTATGGCCGTCAATTCCATGGCCGTAAAACAGCAAGCGGTGAAACATTCGATATGAATGCTTTAACAGCCGCCCATCGTAGCTTGCCGTTGAACTGTTATATCCGTGTCACGAACAAGAACAATGGTAAAAGTGTCGTTGTGAAAGTAAACGATCGTGGTCCATTCCATGGCAACCGTGTTCTTGACCTTTCTTACGGTGCAGCAAAGCAGCTGGGAATCACCAGTGCCGGAACTGCAAACGTAAATATTGAACGTGTTGCCGGTCCAAATTCTTAA